Below is a window of Gemmatimonadaceae bacterium DNA.
GTGTGATCAACCGCGGCTTCGACGTTTCCGAGTTCCTCGACCCACCCGACGTCTGGACGGCCTTTCAGATCGATCCGAACACAACGAGCGGCGCTCACTACTTCCGCTCTGCGGGACGCATCAAGCCCGGCGTCACCCTCGCGCAGGCGCAAGCCAAGCTCCGTCAGTCAACCGGCGAATTTCGGGAGAAATTCCCGAACCAGATCGGCCCGAGGGACGCCTTCAGCGTCGAACCGATCCAGAACGTGTTCGTGCACAACTCGCGAACGCTGCTGGTGATCCTCCTCGCGGCCGTGAGCGGGGTGCTCCTGATCGCGTGTGCGAACGTCGCGAACCTGCTCCTGGTGCGGTCCACGGTTCGTCGGCGTGAGATGGCAATTCGCGCGGCAATGGGCGCCAATCGCAGCCGGATCATCAGACAGTTGATAACTGAAAGCGTGTTGCTCGCGGTTGTCGGCGGCGCGCTCGGTCTCATTCTCGGACTCTTCGGCATTCGCTCACTCCTCTCGATCAACACCGCGGGGCTGCCCCGCCTCGGTGAGGGCGGGGCCGCCGTCCATCTCGACTGGCGGTTGCTGGCCTTCACCGCGCTCGTCTCGATTGGGACGGGACTCCTGTTCGGTGTCATGCCCGCCATTCACGCTGCACGACACGATCTCAGCGGAACACTGAGAGACGGCACGGGCGCGTCTGGCGGCGGCGCCAGCAACCACGTTCGGTCGGCGCTCGTGGTCCTCGAGATCGCGCTCGCGCTGACGCTTGTGATTGGCTCGGGGCTTCTGATTCGCACGTCGCTCGCATTGCGCGCCGTCGACCCGGGATTCGACGCGAACAACGTGCTGACGATGCGGATGGCGTTTACAGGCCCACGCTACGAGAGCGCAGTGGCCGTCGATCAGGTCATTCAAGCCGGCGTTGAGCGTTTGCGCGCACTGCCCGGCGTCGTCAATGCGAGCGCGGCCTGTTGCTTGCCGCTCGAGGGCGGCTACGGACTCGGCTTCAGGATCGTCGGCCGGCCGCTCGAGCCGGGAAGAACCAACCACGGCGGTGTGTCATGGATGACGGTGTCGCCGGGATATTTCGAAGTCTTTAAAATCCCGGTGATTCGCGGGCGAACTTTCACGACGCTCGACACCAAGGCATCGCCGCCCGTCGTCGTCATCAACGAAGCAATGGCGAAACAGTACTGGAAGACCGGCAATCCACTGAACGACTTCATCACGATCGGCCGCGGTGGCATGAAGGAGTTCGCCGCCGAGCCCGATCGACAGATTATCGGCATCGTCGCCGATAGCCGGGATAACGGCCTGAATCAGGAGGCGGACCCGAAGGCGTTCGTGCCGCAGGCGCAGGTACCCGACGCGGTCAACGCGCTCAACATGCCGATCTCGCCGATCGCCTGGGTCATCCGGACGAAGGTCACGCCGCTATCGCTCAGCGCGGCCGTACAAGATCAGCTTCGTCAGGCAACGGGGCTTCCGGTTGCCGACATTCGCTCCATGAGCCAGATCGTGTCCGGCTCGATCTCGCGTGAGCGCTTCAATACTTTGCTCATGACCGTCTTTGCGTTGTCCGCGCTCGCGCTGGCCGCGATCGGCATCTACGGGGTCATGGCGTACGCGGTGCAGCAGCGGACGCGGGAGATCGGCGTCCGGCTCGCACTCGGCGCGCAGCCGGGCGCAGTACGAACGATGGTCGTCCTTCAGGGAATGCGACTGGCCTTGATTGGAGTCATCATCGGTGTCGCAGCCGCGTATGCGCTCTCGCGATTCATGAGTACTCTCTTATTCGGCGTCGAGGCGCGCGATCCGTTGGTGTTCGTGGGCGTGCCATTGCTTCTCGCGCTCATCGCTCTCGTCGCCGTGTGGGTTCCCGCGAATCGCGCGAGCCGCATCGATCCGCTCGGCGCCCTGCGCTCTGCCTGACGTGTCATCATCGGACGCTCGTGGGATAGTGTCGCTCGATAACACATAAGGTGAGACTTATGTCGACATCGATCTACTGCCCGAAGTGCGAGTGGGCACCTGGTCCGCACGATCGCTGGATGTGTTATCCAGGATGCAGCACGGTCTGGAACACCTTCGAGACGCACGCCTGCTGCCCTGGATGCCGCAAGCAGTGGCAGGTGACGCAGTGCCTAACGTGTCACGCCACCTCGCCGCACGACGACTGGTATCACGACCACGACGTCGACGCCGAGCGTGGCTGGGACAACGTCGAGCAGGAACGCGAGCTCGAGCTTGTCGACGTCTGACGATACCTGCGAGAATGCCGGCATCGCCACGTGAGTTGATGCGCATGCATGTCGAGGCACTCTTCACCCATGACGGTGCCGGTGATCTCGTGAGCGTGAACGAGCCGACGGTCGGTGACACGCCTGCGCCGCGTTTCTTCCTCGGTGTAACGGAGGATGGATGCCTGTTGCGCTTCCGCAATGACCTGAGCGCCGCGTTGCGCGCCGAATTGATTGTGGGAGCGCGAGAGGAGCACGCTGGCGTTGCAATCCCGCCGGTCGCTACGAGATACGAGGACATCGTTGGTCGCGACGCACCCGCGAACAAGACATGGGCTGGTCCGGCCTTTACGTTCCCCGCTCGACTCCCGGCAGTATTCGGGACGACGTTGATCGACGCATCGACTGCGTCGCTCCTCGAGCCGTTGCTCTCGCCGTGGATCCCTGACGTGTCGGCCTGCCAACCGATGGTCGTGATGGTCGTCGGTGGCAAAGCGGTGTCGATTTGCGCGAGCGTCCGGATCACCGACGACGCGCACGAGGCGGGCGTCGACACGGCTCCGCTGCATCGAGGCCGCGGCTACGCGGCGCAAGTCGTCGCTACGTGGGCGAACGTGGTGCGCGAGACGGGCCGAGTTCCGTTCTACAGCACGTCGTGGAGGAACGCGGCATCGCGGTCGGTCGCGCGCAAGCTATCGTTGATCCACTTCGGCAACGACCTGCATATCACGTGATCGGCGCGGCAAGCGCGTTGAAGAGCCTGCGCCAATCATTGGTTCGAGAATCAGCTCGCCTAGCGGTTCGTCACCGCGCCTCGACGCTGCGAGCACGTCATGCGCTGGTCGGCCCTCGTTGCTGGACCGCTCGAGGACGAGAAGGCATATTCGCGGCATGAGCTCTCGAACAGTTTCGCTCTTGCTCCGCACCTGGCTCACGATCGCTCTCATCGACTTTCTCTTCGCGAGCTGCCTGAGTGTCTTCGTGTATGGGTCGACCTTCTCGCGGTTGTGGCAAGGTGTCGCCTCCGCGGTGCTCGGGCCATCCGCATTGCAAGGAGGCACGAGCACTGTGCTCGTCGGACTGCTGCTGCACGCCTGCGTGGCGTTCACGTGGTCAGCGGTCTTTCTGGCACTGGCGAAGTCGATCCCGGCCGTGCAGGCCCTGATCGCGAAGCCGGGAGGCATCGTCGGCGTTGCCGGGCTCTATGGGCCAACGGTCTGGCTCGTCATGTCGCTGGCCGTCATTCCGCGCGCCTCGGGCCGTCCACCGTCGATCACCGTCCGCTGGTGGATTCAGCTCTTCGCGCACATCCCCTTCGTTGCGTTACCGATCGTAAGCGTTGTGGGCCGAGGGCTCAACACACGCGAGCGCGCACGCGCGATGCATGTCGCCTCCGTCGAAGCGTGAAGACGGACTAACGTGAACCATGCCAACGGTCATCCTGAGCGAAGGGAAGGCGCTCCGCTCGTCAGGATGACACTTGTGCGGCAGGCGTGCCTAACGTTCGCGCTGATGGCGAACGCCGCCTCGAAGCAGCGCCACGCTTCCGTCTGGAAGCGTCCGAACCCGAGTCCGCCTCGATCGAATACCCTCCGATGGGCGAGCCAGACGACGAAGCTCGTTGCCCAAAACAGAATTCGCTGGAACGCCATCGTCATCATGTAGAGGCGCGAGCCGCGATGCGCTCGCAGAATGCCGAGCCGCTCCGCCTGAAACTCGACATGTCGGGCTTCATCACTGAGTATCTGCTCACAGAGGCGCTGGAGAATCTGTGACCGTGTCGCTTGGCGCAGTGCGTCGTAATACACCTGCGCCATCAACTCGGCGGTAATGAGCACGCCAATCGAGATCTCGAGCGTGCCGAAGATGTTGCGGAGGCGCCGGAACACCGCGTCGGCGAAGCTCGCGCGGGCGAGTGGAATGCGATGGAGCTCGAGAACGCGGCGTAGATCGCGCGCGTGTCGTTGTTCCTCGCGAATGAAGAGTATGATTGCGGCGGCGTAGTCGCGATCGCCCGTTCGCTCCGCATACTTCTGGGCGTAGCGAATGAGATGACGACCTTCCCCGCTCTCGCCGCGCTGGAATTCCGCGATCGAGGGGCCAACAGCGATGATCTCGTCCGGCGTCAGCTCCGCAACTCGCTCCCAGGGGATGTCGAGTAGCTGCCCCGCGTTGCTCTCGAAGTATCGAAGCCATTCCGTCGACGTGCGCATCGGGATCACCCTGGACTTTATATAATAAAGTACTCTACTCGAGGGACCCTCCACCCGTCAAGCACATGAGCCGACTCCCCACTCGCTGCTCCCGCGGGCGCGTGTCGACTGGCCTCTCATGACAGGCGTCCCGGCCCTTGTTGTCGCGCTCGCGCCGGCTACACTTGGGAGCCGCATCCACGAATCACCAACGACCAGACACGAACCACCGACCACCAGCCAGGAAACCTAACGAGCCACTGTCATGACGACTGAGGTCAGGAGCAAACCCGTGGTCGGCGAGAAAGCGAGCCGCACGCTCACGCTCACCGAACATCACGTGCGGACTTTCGCCGAGCTCACGGGCGATTACAATCCGCTCCACTTCGACGCCGACTTCGCGAAGCGCACGCGTTTTGGCGGCCTCGTGGTCCAGGGTGGACTGACGACGGGTCTCCTCCACGCGCTTGTCGCGATGGACCTGCCGGGACCAGGATCGGTCTTTCTCAGCCAGCAATGGAAATTCACGGCTCCGGTCTACATCGGAGACACCATCACCGCGGAAGCCGAGGTGATGAGTGTCCACGAAACCAAGCCCGTAACCCAGCTCCGCATCGTCGTCACGCGACAGACCGGTGAGACGGTGCTCGAAGGCGAGGCCTGGTGCTACACGATGCGCCCTACTTCGACGTGACGAGAAGGGCGATCCGCCGATTCTGCGCGCGCCCGGGCTCGGTTGAATTGTCGCCGATGGCGTGAGCCTCGCCATATCCCTCCGACTGCACGCGATTCACGGCAATGCCCTGATGCAGGAGCGATCGCTTCACGGCATCGGCGCGTTTCTGCGACAGCCGAAAATTCGTCTTCGCGTTACCGACATTATCGGTGTAGCCACCGACTTTCACGTGAGCATTCGGAAACGCCTTGAGAATCGCGACGAGGTTGGCGAGCTGCTCCTGCGATTCGGGAAGGATGTTGGCCGAGTTGGGCGCGAAGTTCACGCGATCGAGCTCGAACCAGGTTGTCTTGTCAACCTGGCGCGACGGATCATCGATGAAGCCGACGAGCTTCGATTCGGTGCCATTGAGCGGAACGCGAATCAAGACGCCGTTCGGCAACGCTTGCTTCGTGAAGGCGCCCGTGTTCTCGAAGGGCGTGCTCACTTCGCCGCCCGACGTCGACGGCACCGTGCCAACGTGGTACGACGTATCGACCACCGCCGTGCCCACCGGCATGCGCGTGTTCTTGTGCGAGATCGCGAGCCACACGAGCGCAAGCGTCGCCAGGCCAATGACCGGCCACACCCACTTCCGGCCTTCGGACTCGTGCCGATCGGCGAACTGCCGCGGCGTGGTCGTGTCGCGATTCCACTCCGGCGTCTCGACGAACGACGGCGGTGCCGCGGTGCTCGAGATGAGACTCGACAATCCCGCCGGCATCGCGGCGAAGATACTGTCCTTCTCGCCCGTGAACACGTTCGCGAGACCGCTCGAATCCAGATGGTCGTCCCGGACGCGCTTTCCGAGGACGCCGAGAACGAGCGGAGCCGCGAGCGTGAGCAACGTCGACGCCGACGAGGCGTTCTTGAAGCCGTTCACGCGGTTGAGCAAGTTCGCAACAGCGTTCGTCTGGCCACCGAACACCTGGTTGAGGAATTTCGTACCAGTTGCCGCCGCACCGCCGCCGGCGATGAACGAGCCCAGCACGCTCGCGGCATCGGCGGGCAGATCGGAACCAGCGGGACGGCTCGTGATCAGGTCGAACACCTGACGGAACGAGCCCGGGTCTTTCGCTTTCGTGACGAGTCCTCCGAGGACCGACGCGAAGGTACTGGGAAGCGCACTCGAGACCGTGGCCTCCGACTCCCCTAGCCGGTCGGCGAGCTGCCCGGTCGCCGGCGTCACGAGAGTAGTCAGTGTATCCAACAACGTGGCCATAGGCGAAACCTCCCGGCGCGAGGCCGGCGTGTAAGACTACTCGGAAATTGGATTCGCCATGGCTCGAGACAGTATGGGCTGTACGGCCTACACGCGCTCCGACACGAGCCAGACGCATTTCGATTGCGTCGCGTTCGCAGTACTTTGGGGGCCTCTCATTCGATGAGGGCGGCATGGGCTTCTCGGTCACCCGGCTCGACGACAGAGTGATCATTCACGTGCCCGAGTGGCTCATCACCGCCAACAAGGGCGTGCTGCGTCAGCTGGCGCTCGATGCGCTGGACGAGGGTGGGCGCCGATTCACGGTCGATCTCGTGGACACGACCTATATCGACAGCTCTGGATTGGGCACGCTGGTCGGCATCTCCAAGAAGATTCATGAACAGCAGGGGAACATCCGCCTGGTGCATCTCAGCGACGACATCAGTACGCTCTTCCGCCTCACCAAGCTCGACGCGTACTTCGATGGGCTCGGCGGCGGACCGTCCGCCGCGTGACGTCACGCGTGCCTAACGAACCGACCGCAACGGTCCCTCGCGGCGCCGGCATCGAGCCTCCCGCGCCCGGCGAGCACGGCCAGTTACCGAGGCGCTTCGGCCTCGTGAGCGCGACGGCGCTCAACATGACGAACATGATCGGCGTGGGTCCGTTCATCACGATCCCGCTGCTCATGTCGGCGTTAGGTGGCCCACAGGCGATGCTCGGCTGGATCGTCGCGCTCGTGATCGTGATCTGCGACGGGATGGTCTGGAGTGAGCTGGGCGCGGCGATGCCCGGATCGGGAGGCTCGTTTCATTACCTGCGCGAGGCGTTCGGCCGAGCGCGCGTCGGACGGTTGATGGCCTTCCTGTTCGTGTGGCAGTTCGTGCTCAGCGGTCCGCTCGAGATCGCGTCGGGATACATCGGTTTCGCCGACTACGCGAGTTTCATATGGAATGGTCTGACGCGTACCGGCGTCATCGTCCTCGTGTCGGTGATCGGAGTCATCAACGTTGCCCTGCTCTATCGGCGTATTCATTCGATCGTGCGCATTACCGTGTCGCTCTGGGTCGGGACGCTCGTGACCGTCCTCGCCGTGATCGTTACCGGCGCCACGCATTTCAACCCACGCGTCGCCTTCGATTTCCCGCCCGGCGCCTTCACGTTCTCGTTAGGCTTCTTCCTCGGCCTCGGCGCAGCGTCGCGGATTGGCATCTACGACTACCTCGGCTACTACGATGTCTGCTACATCGGCGACGAGGTGCGCGATCCCGGCCGCGTGATCCCGCGATCGATTCTCATCAGCACCGCGGCGGTCGCGCTCATTTATCTCGGCATCAATCTCTCGATCGTCGGCGTCGTCCCGTGGCGCGACTTCGTTCCGGCATCGGCGCACCCCGAGTCCAACTTCGTCGTCTCGGTCTTCATGCAGCGGATCTATGGGTCGCGCGTGGCAACGCTCTTCACGCTGCTGGTTTTGTGGACGGCGTTCGGGTCGGTCTTTGCCCTTCTGCTCGGATACTCACGCATCCCCTTCGCCGCGGCGGAGAGCGGCTATTTCTTCCGCGTGTTTGGCCGGCTGCACCCGACGAAGCAATTTCCGTACGTGTCGCTCCTCGTGCTTGGCGCAATCTCGATCCTCGCTGGTTTCTTTGCGTTAGGCACCGTAATCGACGCGCTGATCGTGACGCGGATCCTCGTGCAGTTCATGGGGCAAGTCGTCGGCTTGATGCTCCTGCGACGCCAGGCGCCGGAGCTGCCGCGTCCCTACCGGATGTGGCTCTATCCGCTGCCGGCACTGGTCGCCCTGCTCGGCTGGATCTTCGTGTTCGCGACGACGGATGTCCGCGTAATTCTGTTCGGTGTGGGCGTCCTCGCGCTGGGCGGATTGACGTTTCTCGTTTGGGCACGGCGCGGACATCAGTGGCCGTTTGTCGCATCGCGACCGGTCTAACGATCCTACGAACTCACAGGAGACACTCGTGGTCAGGGAATTCACCCGCACGCCGCGCGTGGACGCACACATGATGCCGGGCACGGCGACCCTCGCCGCGATCGAGGGGCTCGTCGAATTGGGAATGACCCGGCACAGGCGATCGTCGCGGCGACGAAGAATGGCGCGCGCGCGTCGCAAGGCTCGAAGGATTTCGGGACGCTCGAAGTCGGCAAGTACGCCGACATTCTGCTGCTCGATGCCGACCCGCTAGCCGACATTCACAACATCCGCAAGTTGTCGATGGTGATGAAGGACGGCCGAATTGTCGACCGCGACCGATTGCCGCAGAAGGTCGTCTGGACGCGGACCAAGCCGAAAGCCTAGGATTGTGTCATGACCGATCGACAGAGCCGCAGGGAGTTCGTGAGCCTCGCAGCGTTAGGCGTCGCCGGCGCGTTGACGTCACGTCGTGGGACAGGCATCGCCGCTCTCCTCGGTGCCGCGTCGCCCGACGTGGACCTCGTGGTGCTCAACGCCAAGGTGATCACGATGGACCCTGGGCTACCACGCGCCGAGGCATTCGCGATCAAGTCCGGTCGATTCGTAGCCGTCGGCCAGAGCGCCGATATCCGTGGGCTGATTCGCAATGGCACACAGACCTACGACGCGAAGCGAATGACGATCGTCCCCGGCTTCATCGACACGCACAACCACGCGGGCGGGACGACGCTCCTCTACGAGGTGCTGGTCGGCAATCCCTTCGAGGTCGAGTTTGTCGCCATCTCCAGCATCGTCGACAAACTCCGTGTGAAGGCGCGTGAGACACCGGCTGGTACCTGGGTCGACGGCTATTTCTTCGATGACACGAAGCTCAAGGATAAGCGTCCGCTCAACATCCACGATCTCGATCAGGTCTCGACCGAGCACCCGGTCGTCGTGCACCATCGCGGCGGCCACACCTCGTTCTACAACAGCAAAGCGTTCGAGTTGGCGCGCGTCACGCGAGACGCGCCGAATCCCGCCGGCGGCACCTTCGACCGCGACGAGAATGGTGATCTGAGCGGCCGAGTGACCGATCGCGCCCGGAGCGTCTTTAATAACGTCGGGCAACGGCCGCAATTCACGGCCGCGCAGCGGGCGCAGCGGGAGCGCAACGGCATCGAGCACATCTCGAAGCAGTTCGTTCGCTACGGCCTGACGAGCGTCCACCACGAGGGCGGCGATCTCGCCGCCATCCAGGACGTCCACGCCCGCGGCGAGCTGCACCATCGCGTGAGCTACGAGCCGAACGAGCGCATGGTCGACACGATGATCGCGGACGGGATCAAGACGGGCTTCGGCGACGAGTGGATCAAATTCGGCGCGACGTCGGAGCATACCGTCGACGGATCGTTCTCGGAACGCACGATGGCGCTGAGCACGCCGTACGCCGGGACGCAATACAAGGGCAACGTCACCGAAACACAGGACGACCTGAACGCCTGGGTTGAAAAGGTGCATCCCGCGGGAATCCAGGTGAACTGCCACGCGAATGGCGACGTCGCGATCGACATGTACCTCACGGCGATCGAGCGCGCGCAGCAGCTGGCGCCGCGCGCCGACGCGCGTCCGAAGATCACGCATTGCACGCTGATCAACGACGACCTCGTCCGGCGGATCAAGGCCGTCGGCGCAGTGCCGGCGATGTTCACGACCTACGCGTACTACAACAGCGACAAGTTCGTGTTCTACGGCGAGGAGTTGATGAAACGCTGCATGGCGTATCGCACGTTGCTCGACGCCGGCGTCCACGCCGCGGCCGGCTCCGACTTCAGTCCCGGTCCATTCGCGCCACTCATGGGAATCCAGGGAATGGTCACGCGCACCGGCTGGGACGGCAAGACATGGGGCGCGAATCAGCGCATCAGTGTCGACGAAGCGATCAGGGTCAACACGATGAACGGTGCGTACGCCTCGCATGAGGAAACGCTCAAGGGCTCGATCGCTGATGGCAAGCTCGCAGACTTCGTCGTGCTCGCGGACGATCCGCATACGGTGAGTCCGGAGAAGATCAAGGATATTCAGATCGTGCGGACCGTCGTTGGGGGAAGCGCGGCTTATCAAGCCTGAACGCGCCCGCCGCGCGAACAAAGTCCCAGCGTCATTGCCTCCACACGCAAGGGGTGGTACCCTCAACGGAGGTCTCCGAAGGAGTGCGTCATGAGCAGCACCGCGACCCGCGAAGCGACCGTGGTTCAGCGTCCAACGCTTGCCGAGATAGACGCCTTCGGCGTCACGCATCCGGGGCTCGTCCGTAAGACCAATGCCGATCAGTTTCTCGTCGCGAGCCTGCACCGCACGCTCCATGTGCATTGCACGAGCTTGGGCGGCGGCGTCGGTCCTGAGGAAACCGAGTCGCGCGGATTCCTGCTTCTCGTTGCCGACGGCGTCGGTGGGCTCGCCGGCGCCGAGGAAGGCAGCGCGCGCGTCGTGTCCACCGTGGCGCAACATCTCCTGCACGCGACGGAGCTCTGTTCGCAGATGGCGGTCGAGCACGAGAGCGAGGCAATGAACAGCCTCCGCGACGCCGTGGCGGGAGCTCACCGCGCGTTACTCGCCGCGACCGACGACGAGGGGGCGCCCCAAGCGTCGACCCTCACGATGTTCGCGTCATTCTGGCCGCGCGCGTTCGTCGTCCATGTCGGCGACAGCCGCGCCTATCGGTATCGCGACGGCAATCTCGAACGCCTAACGACTGATCAGACCTTCGCCCAGATGATGGTCCAGGCGGGGGCGCTCACGCCCGCCGGAGCCGAAGCGTCGCACCTCAAGCACATTCTGTGGAGTGCGATCGGCAGTCAGGAGGTCGTGCCCGAGGTCCAGGTCACGGACGTCACGCGTCGCGGCGTCGTCATGCTGTGCACCGATGGCCTAACGACCCACGTCTCCGACGACGAGATCAAGGCGCATCTCGCGCAGTGTACGTCGGCCGAGGAGACCTGTCACAAGCTCGTTGATTTGGCGCTCTCGCGAGGTGGGCAGGACAACGTCACGGTGGTGATTGCGCACGTCCGAAATGGTGAGGAGGGTCAGCGCCACTAGGGCGAAGCCAGAGTCCGCGCTCGGCGGCGGGCTCGCCGCGGCTACCTGACTTCCGCAATGCGCTTTGGGAGGTAGTGTATTGTCCGACTGGACGGCCATCCTCCCATACCCCGCTCCATGAAACCAAAAGAACTGACGATCCGGGGCTTGATCCTCGGCGCGCTCATCACGACCGTCTTCACCGCCGCCAACGTCTATCTCGGCCTCAAGGTCGGGCTCACCTTCGCGTCGTCAATCCCCGCCGCAGTCATCTCGATGGCGATCCTCAGCGCGGTCAAGGATTCGACGATCCTCGAGAACAACATCGTGCAGACGGTCGCCTCGGCGGCGGGGACACTCTCGGCGATCATCTTCGTGCTACCTGGGCTCGTAATCGTCGGGTGGTGGACAGGGTTCCCGTTCTGGCAATCGTTTCTCATCTGCCTGAGCGGTGGAATCATCGGCGTGCTATTCACGATCCCGCTGCGCCGAGCGCTGGTGACGACCTCGGATCTTCCCTACCCCGAAGGCGTCGCCGCAGCGGAAGTGCTGAAGGTCGGATCGGGCACGCGTGGCGAGACGAAGGACGACACGGGTGAGGCGCGAGAAGGACTGATCGCGGTGATACTCGGCTCGATCGCGTCGGGCGGGCTCGCGATTGTTCAGGGGACACGCATCATCGCCGGGACGCTCACGGGTTTTTTCCCGATCGGAAGCTCCGCGTCGACGGGCTATGATTTCGCTTGGTCGCTCGCGCTCCTCGGTGCGGGGCATCTTGTTGGGCTCTCTGTCGGTATGGCAATGCTCACGGGGTTGATCATCGCCTGGGTCATCGCTGTGCCGATCCTGACGTCGATGCAACCCGCTGCCGCGGGCGTCGCGCTCGCGACGCACACCCTAACGATCTGGCGAACGCAGGTGCGCTTCATCGGCGCCGGCGCGATCGGTATCGCGGCACTCTATACGCTCGCGAGCCTAACGAAGCCGGTGATCGGTGGACTCGTGAGCACGCTCGCGGCGTCGCGACGGGCCGACACGGGTGACGATCTCGATCGCGATATCTCGCCGCCCTGGATCATCGCGCTGACGATCGCGTGCCTGATCATCGCCGCGTACCTCGCTTATACCTTCGCCAAGTCGACGGTGCTCGCCGGCAGCGCGTTCGGACTCACGGTTTTCGCCGTTCCATTCGTGCTGCTTGCCGGTTTTCTCATCGCCGGGATCTGCGGCTACATGGCGGGACTCATCGGGGCGTCGAACAGTCCGATCTCGGGTGTCGGCATTCTGTCGATCGTCATCTGCGCTTCGCTCGTCATTTTCGTCGTCGCGCCGACGCAAGGAACCCAGTCGGCGCTCGTCGCCTTCTCGCTCTTCATCACGGCAATCGTCTTCGCCTGCGCGACGATCTCGAACGACAATTTGCAGGATTTGAAGACGGGCCAGCTCGTCGGCGCGTCGCCGATGCGCCAGCAGATCGCGCTCATCGTCGGTGTCGCCGCGGGCGCGTCGGTGATTCCAAGTGTGCTCAACCTGCTCGCGAAGGCGTATGGGTTCGCCGGGGCGGCGAACGTCGGCGTCCTCGCGCCGAATCCGCTGCCCGCGCCCCAGGCGACGCTGATCGCCGCCCTCGCACAGGGTGTGATCGGGGGTCAGCTCAACTGGACGATGCTCGGCATCGGCGCGGTGGTCGGCGTGGGTCTCATCGTGCTCGACGCGGCGTTAGGCGCGATGAACAAGCTCCGCATCCCACCGCTCGCGGTTGGTATCGGTATCTATCTTCCGATGTCGGCGACGTTCGCGGTGGTGGTGGGAGCGACTCTGTCACACTGGTACGACGGCAAGGCGAAGACGATGGCGAACCCCGGACGGGCCGAGCGGTTGGGCACGCTCGTCGCCTCCGGACTGATCGTGGGCGAGAGCTTGTGGGGAGTGATCAACGCAGGGCTGATCGTCGGCCTTACGACGGACGCGCC
It encodes the following:
- a CDS encoding ABC transporter permease, which produces MERFIQDLKYSLRTLRQQRAFTIAAVAALALGIGATTSVFSVVDAILLRPFPYPDPSRIVMFMNTFANGQGPGASPIKFVHWEHQTSVVEDASAFRNVTMNYTGGDVPEQVNAGNVSEAFFRLWGAKTLLGRTFSPDEDRPGGPRVAVLSYGWWTRRFAADPAIIGKAILLSGDPYVVVGVINRGFDVSEFLDPPDVWTAFQIDPNTTSGAHYFRSAGRIKPGVTLAQAQAKLRQSTGEFREKFPNQIGPRDAFSVEPIQNVFVHNSRTLLVILLAAVSGVLLIACANVANLLLVRSTVRRREMAIRAAMGANRSRIIRQLITESVLLAVVGGALGLILGLFGIRSLLSINTAGLPRLGEGGAAVHLDWRLLAFTALVSIGTGLLFGVMPAIHAARHDLSGTLRDGTGASGGGASNHVRSALVVLEIALALTLVIGSGLLIRTSLALRAVDPGFDANNVLTMRMAFTGPRYESAVAVDQVIQAGVERLRALPGVVNASAACCLPLEGGYGLGFRIVGRPLEPGRTNHGGVSWMTVSPGYFEVFKIPVIRGRTFTTLDTKASPPVVVINEAMAKQYWKTGNPLNDFITIGRGGMKEFAAEPDRQIIGIVADSRDNGLNQEADPKAFVPQAQVPDAVNALNMPISPIAWVIRTKVTPLSLSAAVQDQLRQATGLPVADIRSMSQIVSGSISRERFNTLLMTVFALSALALAAIGIYGVMAYAVQQRTREIGVRLALGAQPGAVRTMVVLQGMRLALIGVIIGVAAAYALSRFMSTLLFGVEARDPLVFVGVPLLLALIALVAVWVPANRASRIDPLGALRSA
- a CDS encoding GNAT family N-acetyltransferase; translation: MPASPRELMRMHVEALFTHDGAGDLVSVNEPTVGDTPAPRFFLGVTEDGCLLRFRNDLSAALRAELIVGAREEHAGVAIPPVATRYEDIVGRDAPANKTWAGPAFTFPARLPAVFGTTLIDASTASLLEPLLSPWIPDVSACQPMVVMVVGGKAVSICASVRITDDAHEAGVDTAPLHRGRGYAAQVVATWANVVRETGRVPFYSTSWRNAASRSVARKLSLIHFGNDLHIT
- a CDS encoding ferritin-like domain-containing protein, encoding MRTSTEWLRYFESNAGQLLDIPWERVAELTPDEIIAVGPSIAEFQRGESGEGRHLIRYAQKYAERTGDRDYAAAIILFIREEQRHARDLRRVLELHRIPLARASFADAVFRRLRNIFGTLEISIGVLITAELMAQVYYDALRQATRSQILQRLCEQILSDEARHVEFQAERLGILRAHRGSRLYMMTMAFQRILFWATSFVVWLAHRRVFDRGGLGFGRFQTEAWRCFEAAFAISANVRHACRTSVILTSGAPSLRSG
- a CDS encoding MaoC family dehydratase, with amino-acid sequence MTTEVRSKPVVGEKASRTLTLTEHHVRTFAELTGDYNPLHFDADFAKRTRFGGLVVQGGLTTGLLHALVAMDLPGPGSVFLSQQWKFTAPVYIGDTITAEAEVMSVHETKPVTQLRIVVTRQTGETVLEGEAWCYTMRPTST
- a CDS encoding OmpA family protein; this encodes MATLLDTLTTLVTPATGQLADRLGESEATVSSALPSTFASVLGGLVTKAKDPGSFRQVFDLITSRPAGSDLPADAASVLGSFIAGGGAAATGTKFLNQVFGGQTNAVANLLNRVNGFKNASSASTLLTLAAPLVLGVLGKRVRDDHLDSSGLANVFTGEKDSIFAAMPAGLSSLISSTAAPPSFVETPEWNRDTTTPRQFADRHESEGRKWVWPVIGLATLALVWLAISHKNTRMPVGTAVVDTSYHVGTVPSTSGGEVSTPFENTGAFTKQALPNGVLIRVPLNGTESKLVGFIDDPSRQVDKTTWFELDRVNFAPNSANILPESQEQLANLVAILKAFPNAHVKVGGYTDNVGNAKTNFRLSQKRADAVKRSLLHQGIAVNRVQSEGYGEAHAIGDNSTEPGRAQNRRIALLVTSK
- a CDS encoding STAS domain-containing protein, with protein sequence MGFSVTRLDDRVIIHVPEWLITANKGVLRQLALDALDEGGRRFTVDLVDTTYIDSSGLGTLVGISKKIHEQQGNIRLVHLSDDISTLFRLTKLDAYFDGLGGGPSAA
- a CDS encoding APC family permease, yielding MTSRVPNEPTATVPRGAGIEPPAPGEHGQLPRRFGLVSATALNMTNMIGVGPFITIPLLMSALGGPQAMLGWIVALVIVICDGMVWSELGAAMPGSGGSFHYLREAFGRARVGRLMAFLFVWQFVLSGPLEIASGYIGFADYASFIWNGLTRTGVIVLVSVIGVINVALLYRRIHSIVRITVSLWVGTLVTVLAVIVTGATHFNPRVAFDFPPGAFTFSLGFFLGLGAASRIGIYDYLGYYDVCYIGDEVRDPGRVIPRSILISTAAVALIYLGINLSIVGVVPWRDFVPASAHPESNFVVSVFMQRIYGSRVATLFTLLVLWTAFGSVFALLLGYSRIPFAAAESGYFFRVFGRLHPTKQFPYVSLLVLGAISILAGFFALGTVIDALIVTRILVQFMGQVVGLMLLRRQAPELPRPYRMWLYPLPALVALLGWIFVFATTDVRVILFGVGVLALGGLTFLVWARRGHQWPFVASRPV